The Osmia lignaria lignaria isolate PbOS001 chromosome 14, iyOsmLign1, whole genome shotgun sequence genome has a window encoding:
- the LOC117607247 gene encoding upstream stimulatory factor 1 isoform X2 — translation MKMEVLSHFDHIDESVDDNTISNDNVGVVLEEAEIIDCDTEIETVAEEDNIQYQLCEVNRNDNAVAYHVVQVGDNHTNNAELSLAAPINNAVQVLTSPINGQLYVLSNGNEVVTTDSTRSVAPRVKLQIDNPQTILTNIKKRDERRRVTHNEVERRRRDKINNWISKLGKLLPECEQSTTGDAESKGGILARACEYITELRDVQETLSQSLDENAQLLEEAKTLRQVVNQLRKENSELKAQISNSTTYILGT, via the exons ATGAAAATGGAAGTTTTAAGTCATTTTGATCATATCGACGAAag tgtgGATGACAATACAATTAGCAATGACAATGTTGGCGTCGTTCTAGAGGAAGCAGAAATAATAGATTGTGATACAGAAATAGAGACTGTCGCAGAAGAGGATAATATACAGTATCAGTTGTGTGAAGTTAATAGGAATGATAATGCAGTAGCATATCATGTAGTACAAGTTGGTGATAATCATACAAATAATGCTGAATTGTCATTAGCTGCACCTATAAACAATGCTGTCCAAGTACTAACATCTCCAATAAATGGTCAACTTTATGTACTTAGCAATGGTAATGAAGTAGTCACCACTGATTCTACAAGATCGGTTGCACCAAGAGTCAAACTTCAAATAGATAATCCACAAACCATTCTTACTAATATTAAGAAG AGGGATGAAAGAAGGAGAGTAACACACAATGAGGTTGAAAGGCGCAGAAgggataaaattaataattggaTATCAAAGTTAGGAAAACTTTTACCAGAATGTGAACAAAGTACAACAGGAGATGCTGAG AGTAAAGGGGGAATTTTAGCAAGAGCTTGTGAATATATCACAGAATTAAGAGATGTACAAGAAACTCTCTCACAGAGTTTAGATGAAAATGCTCAGTTATTAGAAGAAGCTAAAACTTTGAGACAAGTAGTTAatcaattaagaaaagaaaattctgaaCTGAAGGCACAGATATCGAATAGTACGACTTACATACTTGgtacttaa
- the LOC117607247 gene encoding upstream stimulatory factor 1 isoform X1 encodes MKMEVLSHFDHIDESVDDNTISNDNVGVVLEEAEIIDCDTEIETVAEEDNIQYQLCEVNRNDNAVAYHVVQVGDNHTNNAELSLAAPINNAVQVLTSPINGQLYVLSNGNEVVTTDSTRSVAPRVKLQIDNPQTILTNIKKRDERRRVTHNEVERRRRDKINNWISKLGKLLPECEQSTTGDAEVKTNFELQSKGGILARACEYITELRDVQETLSQSLDENAQLLEEAKTLRQVVNQLRKENSELKAQISNSTTYILGT; translated from the exons ATGAAAATGGAAGTTTTAAGTCATTTTGATCATATCGACGAAag tgtgGATGACAATACAATTAGCAATGACAATGTTGGCGTCGTTCTAGAGGAAGCAGAAATAATAGATTGTGATACAGAAATAGAGACTGTCGCAGAAGAGGATAATATACAGTATCAGTTGTGTGAAGTTAATAGGAATGATAATGCAGTAGCATATCATGTAGTACAAGTTGGTGATAATCATACAAATAATGCTGAATTGTCATTAGCTGCACCTATAAACAATGCTGTCCAAGTACTAACATCTCCAATAAATGGTCAACTTTATGTACTTAGCAATGGTAATGAAGTAGTCACCACTGATTCTACAAGATCGGTTGCACCAAGAGTCAAACTTCAAATAGATAATCCACAAACCATTCTTACTAATATTAAGAAG AGGGATGAAAGAAGGAGAGTAACACACAATGAGGTTGAAAGGCGCAGAAgggataaaattaataattggaTATCAAAGTTAGGAAAACTTTTACCAGAATGTGAACAAAGTACAACAGGAGATGCTGAGGTAAAAACAAATTTTGAACTAcag AGTAAAGGGGGAATTTTAGCAAGAGCTTGTGAATATATCACAGAATTAAGAGATGTACAAGAAACTCTCTCACAGAGTTTAGATGAAAATGCTCAGTTATTAGAAGAAGCTAAAACTTTGAGACAAGTAGTTAatcaattaagaaaagaaaattctgaaCTGAAGGCACAGATATCGAATAGTACGACTTACATACTTGgtacttaa
- the LOC117607539 gene encoding prostaglandin reductase 1, with the protein MSVFTVCQRRFSKMVKAKKFVVVKHFQGEPKSTDLQLVEEELPPVRNGEFLVEAEYLSVDPYMRPYIQRYPVGVTMIGSQVAKIIESKHPDFPVGKRVVGYFGWRTHTIINQEMSSGNDFTGQKPYLVSDLADLPLSLYLGVLGMPGNTAYFGLFEICKPKQGETLVVSGAAGAVGFHVGQLGKNVAGLTVIGIAGSDEKCKWLVNELGFDHAINYKTENVAAALRKAAPKGIDCYFDNVGGDISATVIYQMREFGRIAVCGSISTYNSDASTLPKVTILQPAIVFNQLKMEGFIVQRWADRSAEGVQKNLQWLREGKLHYRETITKGFENMFNAFVGMLKGQNIGKAIVQV; encoded by the exons atgtcaGTTTTCACTGTTTGCCAGAGGCGCTTCAGTAAAATGGTAAAGGCAAAGAAATTTGTAGTAGTGAAACATTTTCAAGGTGAACCAAAATCAACAGATTTACAATTGGTTGAAGAAGAATTACCACCTGTTCGGAATGGag aatttcttgTCGAAGCAGAATATCTTTCTGTGGATCCTTATATGCGACCTTATATCCAGAGATATCCAGTGGGTGTAACAATGATTGGTTCACAAGTGGCCAAAATCATTGAATCAAAACATCCAGACTTTCCTGTTGGGAAAAGAGTTGTTGGTTATTTTGGATGGAGAACACACACGATTATAAACCAAGAAATGTCAAGTGGAAATGACTTTACAGGTCAAAAACCATATCTTGTATCGGATTTAGCAGATTTGCCATTATCATTGTATTTAGGAGTTTTAGGAATGCCAGG AAACACAGCATACTTTGGTCTTTTTGAGATTTGTAAACCAAAACAAGGTGAAACTCTTGTTGTTAGCGGTGCTGCAGGAGCTGTTGGTTTTCATGTTGGTCAATTGGGAAAAAATGTAGCTGGATTAACTGTTATTGGTATTGCTGGTTCAGATGAGAAGTGTAAATGGCTTGTTAATGAACTTGGCTTTGACCATGCTATTAATTACAAAACTGAAAATGTAGCAGCTGCTTTGAGAAAAGCTGCTCCAAAGGGAATTGATTGCTATTTTGATAAT GTAGGAGGAGACATTTCCGCTACAGTTATATATCAAATGAGAGAGTTTGGTCGCATAGCTGTATGTGGAAGTATTTCTACATATAATTCAGATGCTTCCACTTTACCAAAGGTAACCATTTTACAACCAGCAATAGTATTCAACCAATTGAAAATGGAAGGTTTTATCGTACAACGTTGGGCCGATCGTTCTGCAGAGGGTGTGCAAAAGAATCTTCAATGGTTACGCGAAGGGAAACTTCATTATCGTGAAACTATTACAAAAGGTTTTGAAAATATGTTCAATGCATTTGTTGGCATGTTAAAGGGACAAAATATTGGCAAAGCTATTGTTCAAGTTTGA